One part of the Streptomyces sp. AM 2-1-1 genome encodes these proteins:
- a CDS encoding electron transfer flavoprotein subunit beta/FixA family protein yields the protein MSLRIVVCVKYVPDASGERGFADDLTVDREDVDGLLSELDEYAVEQALRIADAADGAEVTVVTVGPGDAKDALRKALSMGADRAVHVEDDSLHGSDVMGTSLVLAKAVERTGFDLVICGMASTDGTMGVLPAVLAERLGVAQVTLLSQVAVAGGTVTGRRDGDAASEELEAPLPAVVSVTDQSGEARYPSFKGIMAAKKKPVEALDLDDLGIGADEVGLAGAWTVVDAAVARPARTAGTIVKDEGEGGRRLAEFLVGQKFI from the coding sequence GTGAGCTTGAGGATCGTTGTCTGTGTGAAGTACGTGCCCGACGCGTCCGGTGAGCGGGGGTTCGCGGATGATCTGACGGTGGACCGTGAGGATGTGGACGGTCTGTTGTCGGAGCTGGACGAGTATGCGGTCGAGCAGGCGTTGCGGATCGCGGACGCGGCGGACGGGGCGGAGGTCACGGTGGTGACGGTGGGTCCCGGGGACGCGAAGGACGCGTTGCGCAAGGCGTTGTCGATGGGTGCGGACAGGGCGGTGCACGTCGAGGACGATTCTCTGCACGGCAGTGATGTGATGGGGACGTCGCTGGTGCTGGCGAAGGCGGTCGAGAGGACGGGCTTCGATCTGGTGATCTGCGGGATGGCGTCGACGGACGGCACGATGGGGGTGCTGCCGGCGGTGCTGGCGGAGCGTCTGGGTGTGGCGCAGGTGACGTTGTTGTCGCAGGTGGCGGTGGCGGGTGGCACGGTGACCGGGCGGCGTGACGGGGACGCGGCGTCGGAGGAGCTGGAGGCGCCGTTGCCGGCGGTGGTGTCGGTGACCGACCAGTCGGGCGAGGCGCGTTACCCGTCGTTCAAGGGGATCATGGCGGCGAAGAAGAAGCCGGTCGAGGCGCTGGATCTGGATGATCTGGGGATCGGTGCGGACGAGGTGGGTCTGGCGGGTGCGTGGACGGTGGTCGACGCGGCGGTGGCGCGTCCGGCGCGGACGGCGGGCACGATCGTGAAGGACGAGGGTGAGGGCGGCAGGCGGCTGGCCGAGTTCCTCGTGGGCCAGAAGTTCATCTGA
- a CDS encoding electron transfer flavoprotein subunit alpha/FixB family protein, which produces MAEVLVVVDHVDGAVRKPTLELLTLARRIGDPVAVVLGAGAADTVGVLAEHGAVRVLTSSEQRFAEYLVVPKVDALQAAVAVVEPVAVLVVSSAEGKEVAARLAVRIGSGIITDAVDLEAGESGPVATQSAFAASFSVKSRVSRGVPVITVKPNSAPVEPVVAAGAVEELVVEFGAVAGAKVLSRTPRAASGRPELTEAAIVVSGGRGVNGAENFAVIEALADSLGAAVGASRAAVDAGWYPHTNQVGQTGKSVSPQLYIASGISGAIQHRAGMQTSKTIVAVNKDAEAPIFELVDYGVVGDLFTVVPQLTEEINARKG; this is translated from the coding sequence ATGGCTGAGGTTCTGGTTGTTGTCGATCATGTGGACGGTGCGGTCCGTAAGCCCACGCTGGAGTTGTTGACGCTGGCGCGGCGGATCGGTGATCCGGTCGCGGTGGTGCTGGGTGCGGGTGCGGCGGACACGGTGGGTGTGCTGGCGGAGCACGGTGCGGTGCGGGTGCTGACGTCGTCGGAGCAGCGGTTCGCGGAGTATCTGGTGGTGCCGAAGGTCGACGCGTTGCAGGCGGCGGTGGCGGTGGTCGAGCCGGTGGCGGTGCTGGTGGTGTCGTCGGCGGAGGGCAAGGAGGTCGCGGCGCGGCTGGCGGTGCGGATCGGTTCGGGGATCATCACGGACGCGGTGGATCTGGAGGCGGGTGAGTCGGGTCCGGTGGCGACGCAGTCGGCGTTCGCGGCGTCGTTCTCGGTGAAGTCGCGGGTTTCGCGGGGGGTGCCGGTGATCACGGTGAAGCCGAATTCGGCGCCGGTGGAGCCGGTGGTGGCGGCGGGTGCGGTGGAGGAGCTGGTGGTGGAGTTCGGTGCGGTGGCGGGTGCGAAGGTGTTGTCGCGGACGCCGCGTGCCGCGTCGGGGCGTCCGGAGCTGACGGAGGCGGCGATCGTGGTGTCGGGTGGGCGGGGTGTCAACGGTGCGGAGAACTTCGCGGTGATCGAGGCGCTCGCGGACTCGCTCGGTGCGGCGGTCGGTGCGTCGCGGGCGGCGGTCGACGCGGGGTGGTACCCGCACACCAACCAGGTCGGGCAGACGGGCAAGTCCGTTTCTCCGCAGCTCTACATCGCGTCGGGGATCTCGGGTGCGATCCAGCACCGGGCGGGTATGCAGACCTCGAAGACGATCGTCGCGGTCAACAAGGACGCCGAGGCCCCGATCTTCGAACTCGTCGACTACGGCGTCGTGGGTGACCTGTTCACCGTCGTCCCCCAGCTCACCGAGGAGATCAACGCCCGCAAGGGCTGA